One genomic window of Azospirillum sp. TSH100 includes the following:
- the gatA gene encoding Asp-tRNA(Asn)/Glu-tRNA(Gln) amidotransferase subunit GatA, giving the protein MTALTHLTMAEALDGLAKKDFTAVELTEAHVRAVEAVRPFNIFITETPDAALSMAKASDERRAKGEAGPMDGLPIAVKDLFCTKGVSTTAGSHILDGFKPEYESTVTSQLWRDGAVMLGKVNLDEFAMGSATITAHQGETVSPWSPGAPGAWEKKIVAGGSSGGSAAVIAARAALGATGTDTGGSIRQPAGYTGTVGIKPTYGRCSRWGIVAYASSLDQAGPMTRTVEDAAIMLRSMCGFDPKDSTSVDMPVPDFRAALTGDIRGLRVGIPKEYRVEGLSAEIAALWDQGIAWLKEAGAEPVEVSLPHTKYALAAYYIIAPAEASSNLARYDGVRYGLRVEGGNLKEMYENTRGAGFGKEVQRRILIGTYVLSAGYYDAYYNKARQVRTRIKWDFDEAFKSCDVILTPTAPSTPFAIGEKMDDPVQMYLNDVFTVPINLAGLPAMSVPAGLGVDGLPLGLQLIGRPFDEETLLRVGQVVEKAANVTALPPFVA; this is encoded by the coding sequence ATGACGGCGCTCACGCATCTGACGATGGCGGAGGCCCTGGACGGCCTCGCCAAGAAGGACTTCACCGCGGTCGAGTTGACCGAGGCGCATGTGCGCGCGGTCGAGGCCGTGCGTCCCTTCAACATCTTCATCACCGAGACCCCCGACGCCGCCCTGTCGATGGCCAAGGCCAGCGACGAGCGCCGTGCCAAGGGGGAGGCTGGGCCGATGGACGGCCTGCCCATCGCGGTGAAGGACCTGTTCTGCACCAAGGGCGTCTCGACCACCGCCGGCAGCCATATCCTGGACGGCTTCAAGCCGGAATATGAATCCACGGTGACCTCCCAGCTGTGGCGCGACGGCGCCGTCATGCTGGGCAAGGTGAACCTGGACGAGTTCGCCATGGGCTCGGCCACCATCACCGCCCACCAGGGCGAGACGGTCAGCCCGTGGAGCCCCGGCGCTCCCGGCGCCTGGGAGAAGAAGATCGTCGCCGGCGGCTCGTCGGGCGGGTCCGCCGCGGTGATCGCCGCGCGCGCCGCGCTGGGCGCCACCGGCACCGACACCGGCGGTTCGATCCGCCAGCCGGCCGGCTACACCGGCACCGTCGGCATCAAGCCGACCTACGGCCGCTGCTCGCGCTGGGGCATCGTCGCCTACGCCTCCTCGCTGGATCAGGCCGGGCCGATGACCCGGACGGTCGAGGATGCGGCGATCATGCTGCGCTCCATGTGCGGCTTCGATCCGAAGGACTCCACCTCGGTCGACATGCCGGTGCCGGATTTCCGTGCCGCTCTGACCGGCGACATCCGTGGCCTGCGCGTCGGCATTCCCAAGGAATACCGGGTCGAGGGCCTGTCGGCCGAGATCGCCGCGCTGTGGGACCAGGGCATCGCCTGGCTGAAGGAGGCCGGCGCCGAGCCGGTCGAGGTCAGCCTCCCGCACACCAAATACGCGCTGGCCGCCTATTACATCATCGCCCCAGCCGAGGCGTCGTCCAACCTCGCGCGCTATGACGGCGTGCGCTACGGCCTGCGGGTCGAGGGCGGCAACCTCAAGGAGATGTACGAGAACACCCGCGGCGCCGGCTTCGGCAAGGAAGTGCAGCGCCGCATCCTGATCGGCACCTATGTGCTGTCGGCCGGCTATTACGATGCCTATTACAACAAGGCCCGTCAGGTGCGCACGCGCATCAAGTGGGACTTCGACGAGGCGTTCAAGAGCTGCGACGTCATCCTGACGCCGACCGCCCCCAGCACGCCCTTCGCCATTGGCGAGAAGATGGACGATCCGGTGCAGATGTACCTGAACGACGTCTTCACCGTTCCGATCAACCTCGCCGGCCTGCCGGCCATGTCGGTCCCGGCCGGCCTGGGCGTCGACGGCCTGCCGCTCGGCCTCCAGCTGATCGGCCGCCCGTTCGACGAGGAGACGCTGCTGCGCGTCGGACAGGTCGTCGAGAAGGCCGCCAACGTCACCGCGCTTCCGCCCTTCGTGGCGTGA
- the gatC gene encoding Asp-tRNA(Asn)/Glu-tRNA(Gln) amidotransferase subunit GatC, translating to MSLDKATVAKIAHLARIKVPDEELESLAGELSQILTFVEQLNEVDTKDVPPMTSVAAQKLRRRKDEVTDGGYAAQVLSNGPETAEGFYVVPKVVE from the coding sequence ATGTCGCTCGACAAGGCCACGGTGGCCAAGATCGCGCATCTGGCCCGCATCAAGGTGCCGGACGAGGAACTGGAATCCCTGGCCGGGGAACTGAGCCAGATTCTGACCTTCGTGGAACAGCTCAACGAGGTCGACACGAAGGACGTGCCGCCGATGACCAGCGTCGCCGCGCAGAAGCTGCGCCGCCGCAAGGACGAGGTCACCGACGGCGGTTACGCCGCGCAGGTCCTGTCGAACGGTCCGGAAACGGCCGAAGGCTTCTACGTCGTGCCCAAGGTGGTCGAGTGA
- a CDS encoding GNAT family N-acetyltransferase, with the protein MPSRTILSHRPLADADIPAICGFPRSAEELYFLFPRAVWPLTPDQVRATLGIRRDPTVVTLTEDGRERVVGYANYATFEDGRTASIGNVSVDPALRRRGIAEYVVRTMIDRAFDHHHLPELTLYCFNTNTPALLLYAKLGMTPIGLETRVTPWGEPIALFKLRMDRAGWRSAAPIAA; encoded by the coding sequence ATGCCCTCCCGCACCATCCTGTCCCACCGGCCGCTGGCCGACGCCGACATCCCCGCGATCTGCGGCTTTCCCCGCAGCGCCGAAGAGCTGTATTTCCTGTTCCCGCGCGCGGTCTGGCCGCTGACCCCTGATCAGGTCCGCGCGACGCTCGGCATCCGCCGCGATCCCACCGTGGTCACCCTGACCGAGGATGGGCGGGAGCGCGTGGTCGGCTACGCCAACTACGCCACCTTTGAGGACGGCCGTACCGCCAGCATCGGCAATGTCAGCGTCGATCCGGCCCTGCGTCGCCGCGGCATCGCCGAATATGTGGTGCGGACAATGATCGACCGCGCGTTCGACCATCATCACCTGCCCGAACTGACGCTCTACTGCTTCAACACCAACACGCCAGCCCTGCTGCTCTATGCCAAGTTGGGCATGACACCGATCGGGCTCGAGACGCGGGTGACGCCCTGGGGCGAGCCGATCGCCCTGTTCAAGCTGCGCATGGACCGCGCCGGCTGGCGCTCCGCCGCTCCCATCGCCGCCTGA
- the ruvX gene encoding Holliday junction resolvase RuvX, giving the protein MIHTLSELAARLGKNQRLLGLDVGTKTVGLAVADPGLIVASPIGTLKRTKFTQDARELGKTIRDYSIGGLVVGLPLNMDGTEGPRAESVRAFANNLLERSDLLGWEAEIAFWDERLSTSAVERFMIGEADMTRKRRDEVVDKMAAAYILQGALDMLANQRRLASEADEDERDDEDHDDRD; this is encoded by the coding sequence ATGATCCACACCCTCTCCGAACTCGCAGCCCGGCTGGGCAAAAACCAACGTTTGCTTGGTCTTGACGTCGGCACCAAGACCGTCGGGCTGGCGGTGGCCGATCCGGGGCTGATCGTCGCATCCCCCATCGGCACGCTGAAGCGCACCAAATTCACCCAGGACGCGCGCGAGCTTGGCAAGACCATCCGCGATTACAGCATCGGCGGGCTGGTGGTCGGGCTGCCGCTGAACATGGACGGGACGGAGGGGCCGCGCGCCGAGTCGGTCCGCGCCTTTGCCAACAATCTGCTGGAACGGTCCGACCTGCTGGGCTGGGAGGCGGAGATCGCCTTCTGGGACGAACGGCTGTCGACCTCGGCCGTCGAACGCTTCATGATCGGCGAGGCCGACATGACCCGGAAACGCCGGGACGAGGTGGTGGACAAGATGGCCGCCGCCTACATCCTTCAAGGCGCACTCGACATGCTGGCGAACCAGCGCCGCCTCGCGAGCGAAGCGGATGAGGACGAGCGGGACGACGAAGACCACGACGACCGCGACTGA
- a CDS encoding tetratricopeptide repeat protein produces MTPDQAESIYRQGLIAAQAGRWAEAQELIAQAITARPGVAVWWATYGLVMESQGDLPGAVQAFAGALNLDGDLAMAMNGLLSAAETLAAAGHADLAEGIYCRALALAPGTPAALVKASALLLVQGIDPSKLLHRAALLRPDAHA; encoded by the coding sequence ATGACGCCGGATCAGGCCGAAAGCATCTATCGCCAGGGCCTGATCGCCGCGCAGGCCGGACGCTGGGCCGAGGCGCAGGAACTGATCGCCCAGGCCATCACCGCCCGCCCCGGCGTCGCCGTCTGGTGGGCCACCTACGGGCTGGTGATGGAAAGCCAGGGCGATCTGCCGGGTGCCGTGCAGGCATTCGCCGGGGCGCTGAACCTCGACGGCGATCTCGCCATGGCGATGAACGGCCTGCTTTCAGCGGCGGAGACGCTTGCCGCGGCCGGCCACGCCGATCTGGCGGAGGGGATTTACTGCCGCGCGCTGGCGCTCGCCCCCGGAACGCCGGCCGCCCTGGTCAAGGCCAGCGCCCTGCTGCTGGTGCAGGGAATCGACCCGTCGAAGCTGCTGCACCGCGCCGCACTGCTGCGGCCGGACGCTCATGCCTGA